AATGCACCACAAACGGAAAAACAGGTATCTTTTCTTTCTGGATGGCATGTTTCTGCAGCATTCATAAATTAAACACAAATGGTATTAGCCCTAAAAATACTCCAAGAAGGACCTGGAGTTTAAGAGGAAAAAATTCTAGggtacaaaaagaagaaaagaaaagttaaacaTTATTCTACAAATCAGTGACAGGAAAACTGTTCCAACTTCCAAGTTATACAATTGGCTAGAGTGTAACCTTTTATTTTTCGTTTCAGCAAGCCAAAGATGTTGGTGAAACATGCCTACTCGACATTTCCATGTTACAATCAGACAAATCAGCGACAAATTACAGTTCTACAGCTTCTCCGTCAACCTGATCATGAAAGAGTTCACTGCACTTGAATCCAAAACTATCCACGAAGATTCAAAGAGCTCATGAAAGAATTCAGCTCCAATTTCCTCAGCTGCGTTTCTGAATGCAATACCAAAAGCATTACCCTGCACTGCCCCGAGCCGAGGCTTCCCGCAAACCCCAACAATTAAAACCTTGTTAGGCTCCTGTGATAAGCAAGCACAAAGTAGAGGCTTCATTCTtgctcccttttcttttagtgcATCCATCAGGAAGTAACAGAACTTAGTCAGAGCCTGTGGATACCCTAACAACTTTGTGTCAACAGAATCTTCAAGCTTCACCCATCTAAATTTCCTGCCACTTCTTATTGAGCCACTCTTAGTAATGGCTGCACTTCCCTGTCTTAGAATAGCTCGCTGTATCTTGATAGCATGTTGCATACCGGCTTTCAGCTTGTCCAAGTTGCTCAAGGACAAGGCGTCATAGGCCACCCCGAACTGCTTGGAAGCACAAGAACCATCAGATTTCACAAAGGACTCAAGCAGTGCGGTGACTCCATATACCACGTCTGCTGCGGACACCCTTGAGCTATAACCATGGAGTCTCAGAAAACTTCTATAGTAGAAGTCGCTTAGCCCGTACTCAGGTAGAAACCGTTCAAACTcatctttcatctttcttttcactTCCAGGTTCATGTACTGAAACTTCTGTTGGCAATCCACAAGTGCAAAACCCATGCGGGCAAGGAGAAGTTTGAGCTTTTTCATCCCATTGTCACTCCATGTCTTTAATTTAGGCGCTATGTACGAAGAACACAGCATGGAATCAAATAAGTTCCATTCCTGCAATAACATCAGCCTTGGCTCGTCTTCGTATGCGATGCGAGAGGAATCTGGAGCACGAATCTTAGTACCATCCTTGAGAGTTACAGAAGTAACAGCGTCCAAGTTCCCAGAGCTGTTAATGTGCTGCTCAAGCTCCATAACCCCAGCTAGGTACCTCTCATCTGTTAACCGCTCGTGAACAAACTGATCTGTCAAGGAAACGCAAGCTAACCAGAGCAATTCATTCGTGTTCTTCCTCAAAGAATGCGACAAATCATGCATCAAACATCCGGAAGGCTTCCCATGAAAGGTCCCCATACGGTAGTACTCCTTCTTCAGCTTTCTGAAAAGCTGAACCGGGTCATCCGCATTTTCTTCAGAGACCCTCCTTCGCTTCCTAGACCCAGCTCTACTTCCCTCTTCCTCGCTATCACTGTCGTTTTCCTCTTCACTTTCCGAGGCCTCATCATCGCCTTCTTCATCGCTCATCAAATCGCTAGCATTAGCCAGAGCCGACACATCGAAATCATAGGCCAAATCGGCCTGCTGCTCATCATCCCGAGTATAAAGCACGACCACCTGATCATTCCCCTCGCTCAAATTATGCAAATGAATCGGCCGGTGGCTATCCACGACGAAAACCCTAGCTCCGGGACCCAGATCCAAGACCCGGCGCAGGTCGCGGTGGCACCCCCAATTAATCAAAAGGATCGTGACGGCGGCGCCGCCCTCGGCGCTCATGCTGGACCCGGCGTACTTGTGGATCTCCCGAAACGACGACACCGGGTAGCAAGCGTACTGCACCGAATCCGACTCGAGCACATGGAAGATGACCTTGAGAGCGCACAGTGAGTCGACGTCGGAGGTCGACGGGAAGATGAGGAGAGGAGAATCGGCCGAGGACAGGGCGGACTCGCGCAGCCGAGTGTAGAAGGACTCCACCCGCTGCTCCCTCACCATGATTTCCTAGCTCGCGAATCCGAATTGAGAAGAAAACACGGCGCCGCGGGGAGGAGCCTCGAAggagacgaggaggaggaaACGCTAGAGCGCCGGGGCCAGATCCAGCTCGAGCCTCGGTTCGGGCAATCAAGTCCGCCGGCGGTGCAAACTGAGGAAGGAGAGGCGTTGAGAGAACCTCGAGAGGAGCTCGGGATCGGACCTCGCGGAGCTACTGGTCATCGCCCGAGCGGCCGGCGAGCGGCGTAGCTTGCGGCGGAGGCAGGCggcgagagagacagagagacagagagagatctGCTGCTACTGTTGTTCTTTCGTCTCTCTACTGAAAAatgagggaggaggaggagggcggttAAGTTTGAAGAGGCGAAAAATGTTTGAAATTTCGggaatttttattcaatttttaaaagttggCGCCACAACTGTTTCCGGCACGCAGGCTCCTCGCCATGTGATGCGATCcccctttttcatcttttattttcttttttaacgggaaaattaatttttttcttttttaagcaGTTGCAAGTTGAATTCGTCCGACTGGAAAGAGGGGTAATTAAAGGATGAAAAATTAGCAGGTCGCTATAATTGAGATTggtattttccaaaagaaaaaattgttaaattcaAGATGTCAATACAAAAAATGTGAATTGTGGATGAGATGAAAAGTTGATAAGTTaataaaagatcaaagaaaTACTGATAagtaattcaaataaaagttaaaaagacaATATTTTGTAGTAAATTAATAAGAGAAAAGTTTAATGTGTCACGCCAATTTAGATTGTTAATGTCTAGAGAGAATTaataagattaaaagaaaagttggCAACTCgataaatcaaaacaatgattacaattaaaattggtaaaataaatcaaattaggATTGgtaaaccaaaaaaaatttgtaatttaatcCACAAAAAATTTGGTAAGTCAATCTGATATAGTTCGCTAGATACTTCACATCCAATTTTCACGTGCTAAAGTTGTAGGCCTTGCTATTAATAACCCTCCAATTAATCTAATTCATGGATTAGCCCATCGCTAATTGGCATCCATTAAGGGTGTAAAACGGAAGAGAAAACTTTATGCATTCGCATTCCATGTATTGAAAACGATCACATT
This region of Eucalyptus grandis isolate ANBG69807.140 chromosome 8, ASM1654582v1, whole genome shotgun sequence genomic DNA includes:
- the LOC104456527 gene encoding cell division control protein 45 homolog — translated: MVREQRVESFYTRLRESALSSADSPLLIFPSTSDVDSLCALKVIFHVLESDSVQYACYPVSSFREIHKYAGSSMSAEGGAAVTILLINWGCHRDLRRVLDLGPGARVFVVDSHRPIHLHNLSEGNDQVVVLYTRDDEQQADLAYDFDVSALANASDLMSDEEGDDEASESEEENDSDSEEEGSRAGSRKRRRVSEENADDPVQLFRKLKKEYYRMGTFHGKPSGCLMHDLSHSLRKNTNELLWLACVSLTDQFVHERLTDERYLAGVMELEQHINSSGNLDAVTSVTLKDGTKIRAPDSSRIAYEDEPRLMLLQEWNLFDSMLCSSYIAPKLKTWSDNGMKKLKLLLARMGFALVDCQQKFQYMNLEVKRKMKDEFERFLPEYGLSDFYYRSFLRLHGYSSRVSAADVVYGVTALLESFVKSDGSCASKQFGVAYDALSLSNLDKLKAGMQHAIKIQRAILRQGSAAITKSGSIRSGRKFRWVKLEDSVDTKLLGYPQALTKFCYFLMDALKEKGARMKPLLCACLSQEPNKVLIVGVCGKPRLGAVQGNAFGIAFRNAAEEIGAEFFHELFESSWIVLDSSAVNSFMIRLTEKL